The proteins below are encoded in one region of Silene latifolia isolate original U9 population chromosome 2, ASM4854445v1, whole genome shotgun sequence:
- the LOC141640824 gene encoding uncharacterized protein LOC141640824, with the protein MSDSENERNLNDSNIISFDQRMRDFYERQTRNMQQNRRMDNMVNDMIGSNSNLFSQPSNPTPKKKRRYYERNREEGHMRLFKDYFHDNPVYPDHLYRRRFRIRKPLFLRLVEAVSVNDTFFQAGPNGSGREEGRAPEVNYYVNGNRYNMGYYLTDGIYPSWASFVKSISTPVIQKHKLFAQHQEAVRKDVERAFGVLQAPFAFIKKPSLVWDPNLMDKIIMACIIMHNMIVEDERVTYLNQYDTPDFEGEDLDDDT; encoded by the exons ATGTCTGATTCTGAAAATGAAAGAAACCTAAACGATTCTAATATCATTTCTTTTGATCAACGAATGAGAGATTTCTATGAACGACAAACAAGAAATATGCAACAAAATCGTCGCATGGATAACATGGTTAATGATATGATAGGTTCCAATTCAAATCTATTTTCGCAACCATCAAATCCTACCCCTAAAAAAAAGCGTAGATACTACGAAAGAAACCGAGAGGAAGGTCACATGCGGTTATTCAAAGATTATTTTCATGATAATCCTGTCTACCCTGATCACTTATATAGGCGTAGATTTCGTATACGAAAACCTCTTTTTCTTCGATTAGTTGAAGCTGTGAGTGTAAATGATACATTTTTTCAAGCAGGACCAAATGGATCTGGTCGGGAAG AAGGGCGTGCTCCAGAAGTTAATTATTACGTGAATGGTAATCGGTACAATATGGGATATTATCTTACTGATGGTATATATCCATCATGGGCTTCTTTTGTTAAGTCAATCAGTACTCCTGTGATTCAAAAACACAAATTGTTCGCACAACATCAAGAAGCTGTCCGAAAAGATGTGGAACGTGCATTTGGAGTATTACAAGCTCCATTTGCATTTATCAAAAAACCAAGTCTAGTATGGGATCCTAACTTGATGGATAAAATCATTATGGCATGTATAATAATGCATAATATGATAGTAGAAGATGAACGTGTCACATATCTTAACCAATATGATACTCCCGACTTTGAAGGGGAAGATCTTGATGACGATACCTAA